The following are from one region of the Gloeomargarita lithophora Alchichica-D10 genome:
- a CDS encoding Uma2 family endonuclease — protein MMITPVYLPTDWRVSESEFMSLVQANPDLRLELTATGEVIAMPPTGSETSGNNIDLAGYVWLWNKQTKLGKVFDSSGGFRLPNGAIRSPDVAWIRLERWQSLSSDERQGFAPLCPDFVLELLSPSDHLITVQNKMQEYLDNGCQLGWLINSATRTTEIYRPQQNVVTIPFDQTLLGEEILPGFALNLQTLFF, from the coding sequence ATGATGATTACTCCGGTTTATTTACCTACAGATTGGCGAGTGAGTGAAAGTGAATTTATGAGTTTGGTACAAGCAAACCCTGATTTGCGTCTGGAATTAACCGCCACTGGAGAAGTAATCGCTATGCCCCCAACTGGGAGTGAAACAAGTGGGAATAATATAGACTTGGCTGGGTATGTATGGCTTTGGAATAAACAGACAAAGCTAGGCAAAGTATTTGATTCTTCGGGTGGTTTTCGGTTACCGAATGGGGCAATTCGTTCCCCGGATGTGGCTTGGATACGCCTGGAACGCTGGCAGAGTTTATCCTCCGATGAACGCCAAGGATTTGCGCCCTTGTGTCCTGATTTTGTGCTGGAATTACTTTCCCCTTCAGACCATTTGATAACGGTGCAAAATAAAATGCAGGAATACCTAGATAATGGTTGTCAATTGGGTTGGTTAATCAATTCTGCAACTCGCACCACTGAAATTTACCGCCCCCAGCAAAATGTTGTTACCATCCCTTTTGATCAAACCTTATTGGGAGAAGAAATCCTGCCAGGATTTGCATTGAATTTACAAACTTTATTTTTCTGA
- the argB gene encoding acetylglutamate kinase: MLTNQDRVQVLSEALPYIQKFVGRTVVIKYGGAAMKEEALKQQVISDVVFMACVGLRPILVHGGGPEINTWLDKLGIAPQFKNGLRVTDAVTMEVVEMVLVGRVNKEIVRLINQAGGKAVGIAGVDGNLIQARPEGSDDMGFVGEVKNVQIDLLETLIQGGYIPVVSSVAADETGQAFNINADTVAGELAAALGAEKLILLTDTAGILHNPQDMSTLYHFLNIQQARQLIEQGIISGGMIPKVSCCVRSLAQGVKAAHILDGRLPHSLLLEIFTDTGIGSMIVASGMEG; the protein is encoded by the coding sequence ATGCTTACCAACCAAGACCGGGTGCAGGTGCTGAGCGAAGCCCTGCCCTACATCCAAAAATTCGTGGGACGTACGGTGGTGATCAAGTACGGTGGGGCGGCGATGAAGGAGGAAGCCCTGAAACAACAGGTGATCAGCGATGTGGTGTTCATGGCCTGCGTGGGGTTACGACCGATTTTGGTGCATGGGGGCGGCCCAGAGATTAACACCTGGTTAGATAAATTAGGCATTGCGCCCCAGTTCAAAAATGGTCTGCGGGTGACGGATGCGGTCACGATGGAGGTGGTGGAGATGGTCTTGGTGGGGCGAGTGAATAAGGAAATTGTCCGGTTGATCAACCAAGCTGGGGGCAAGGCGGTGGGTATCGCCGGGGTGGATGGAAATCTGATTCAAGCCCGCCCGGAAGGTTCCGATGATATGGGTTTTGTGGGGGAGGTAAAAAATGTGCAAATTGATTTATTAGAGACTTTAATTCAAGGGGGCTATATCCCGGTGGTGTCCAGTGTGGCCGCCGATGAGACGGGGCAGGCATTTAATATCAACGCCGATACGGTGGCGGGGGAATTGGCGGCGGCCTTGGGGGCAGAAAAATTGATTTTACTCACCGATACCGCCGGAATTTTGCATAACCCTCAAGATATGAGTACGCTGTATCATTTCTTAAATATCCAACAAGCCCGACAACTGATTGAGCAGGGTATTATCAGCGGGGGGATGATTCCCAAGGTGAGTTGCTGTGTGCGTTCCTTGGCGCAGGGGGTGAAGGCGGCGCATATTTTGGATGGTCGTTTGCCCCATTCGTTATTATTAGAAATTTTTACGGATACGGGGATTGGTTCGATGATTGTGGCTTCGGGGATGGAGGGTTAG
- the dacB gene encoding D-alanyl-D-alanine carboxypeptidase/D-alanyl-D-alanine endopeptidase, with product MFLASPPAEVELCRTSLTTALDQVRQQPEYQKAHWGILIQTQTAPPRTLYEHQSQQFFLPASTTKLLTTAGALVHLGGEHRLRTAFYQQGRQLHLVGQGDPTLTTVKLQQLVQKITPAQRQSFDTVVIQTGFFQGLNFNDQWEWQDILNTDMVPVNNLILNRNESQLRLIAQTAGKPARVAWSDPYAVRYWQMINTTRSTNNPIQPIQIWIPPGLPQLHIRGDVTSQPLSFTVPVLDTDQYLVQTLTRFFPHKKVEVRRTILPANLGKEVAAVQSVPVTQLVTQINQVSDNLYAEALLRHLGAVSNPRIPSDLAGIQTVQKVLGGLGVTPGGVLQKDGSGLSRHNRVTPAALVQMLQGMAASSPYVNSLAAPGLPGTLRRRFTQTDINLQAKTGTLSGVASLAGYLQPRNRPRLVFTIVVNQSEQPATVLRRGIDQMVMTVNDWAERSTPDQWGNCTQTNARQWVN from the coding sequence ATGTTTTTAGCCAGTCCGCCTGCTGAGGTCGAACTTTGCCGTACTTCCCTGACTACTGCACTGGATCAGGTTCGGCAACAACCGGAGTACCAAAAAGCGCATTGGGGGATTTTGATTCAGACCCAGACCGCCCCGCCCCGCACCCTCTACGAGCATCAGAGTCAACAGTTTTTTTTGCCCGCTTCTACCACCAAACTCTTGACCACGGCGGGGGCTTTGGTGCATTTGGGGGGGGAGCATCGCCTGCGGACGGCATTTTATCAACAGGGGCGGCAGTTGCATCTCGTGGGGCAGGGCGACCCGACGTTGACGACGGTTAAATTACAGCAATTAGTCCAAAAAATTACGCCAGCGCAACGACAATCCTTTGATACGGTGGTGATTCAAACTGGTTTTTTCCAGGGGCTTAATTTTAATGATCAGTGGGAATGGCAGGATATTCTGAATACAGATATGGTGCCGGTGAATAATTTAATTCTGAATCGCAATGAAAGTCAGTTGCGGTTGATTGCCCAAACTGCTGGCAAACCGGCACGGGTGGCTTGGTCTGACCCCTATGCGGTGCGGTACTGGCAAATGATCAATACCACCCGCAGTACGAATAACCCCATTCAGCCGATTCAAATCTGGATTCCGCCGGGGTTACCCCAGTTGCATATCCGGGGGGATGTGACCAGTCAGCCTTTGAGTTTTACGGTGCCGGTTTTAGATACAGATCAGTATCTTGTGCAAACATTAACCCGGTTTTTTCCCCATAAAAAAGTGGAGGTACGCCGGACGATTCTCCCGGCTAATTTAGGCAAAGAGGTGGCGGCGGTGCAGTCGGTGCCGGTGACCCAGTTGGTGACTCAGATCAATCAGGTCAGCGATAATTTGTATGCGGAAGCCCTGTTGCGTCATCTGGGAGCGGTCAGTAATCCCCGGATTCCCAGTGATTTGGCCGGGATTCAGACGGTACAAAAAGTGTTAGGGGGGTTGGGGGTCACGCCGGGGGGGGTACTGCAAAAGGATGGTTCCGGGTTGTCGCGCCACAATCGGGTCACGCCTGCGGCTCTGGTGCAAATGTTGCAGGGGATGGCCGCTTCGTCACCTTATGTCAATTCTCTGGCGGCTCCGGGTTTGCCAGGAACTTTGCGACGGCGGTTTACCCAGACGGATATTAACCTACAGGCCAAAACCGGCACCCTATCGGGAGTTGCCAGCCTTGCCGGTTATCTGCAACCCCGCAATCGCCCCAGGTTGGTGTTTACCATCGTGGTCAACCAGTCGGAACAACCGGCAACCGTACTCCGCCGGGGGATTGACCAAATGGTAATGACGGTGAATGATTGGGCGGAACGCTCAACCCCCGATCAATGGGGCAACTGCACCCAGACCAATGCTAGGCAATGGGTGAATTGA
- a CDS encoding Uma2 family endonuclease gives MVATPLYLPQNWRVSVSDFISLVQANPDLRLELTAQGEIIAMPPTGSETGRQNSRLSSRFEWWNDREKLGTVFDSSSGFRLPNGAIRSPDVAWIRLKRWQSLSPEERQGFAPLCPDFVLELLSPSDNLTTVQNKMQEYLDNGCQLGWLINSATRTTEIYHPQSSVINVPFSITLSGEDILPGFALNLQTLFNG, from the coding sequence ATGGTTGCAACCCCTCTGTATTTACCACAAAATTGGCGAGTGAGTGTAAGTGATTTTATCAGTTTGGTGCAGGCTAATCCCGATTTGCGCTTGGAATTAACCGCTCAAGGAGAAATCATCGCTATGCCCCCAACTGGGAGTGAAACGGGTAGGCAAAATTCTCGTTTAAGTAGTCGTTTTGAGTGGTGGAATGACCGGGAAAAACTAGGGACTGTCTTTGACTCCTCCAGCGGGTTTCGGTTGCCGAATGGGGCAATTCGCTCCCCAGATGTGGCTTGGATACGCCTGAAACGCTGGCAGAGCTTATCCCCCGAAGAACGCCAAGGATTTGCGCCCTTGTGTCCTGATTTTGTATTGGAATTACTCTCTCCCTCTGATAATTTGACAACGGTGCAAAATAAAATGCAGGAATACCTAGATAATGGTTGTCAATTGGGTTGGTTAATCAATTCTGCAACTCGTACCACTGAAATTTATCATCCACAATCAAGTGTGATTAATGTTCCCTTTAGTATCACTTTATCAGGAGAAGACATCTTGCCAGGATTTGCATTGAATTTACAAACTCTATTTAATGGTTAA
- a CDS encoding Uma2 family endonuclease codes for MIATVPVYLPQNWRVSESEFMGLVQANPDLRLELTAVGEVIAMPPTGSETGRNNIDLAGYIWLWNKQTKLGQVFDSSSGFRLPNGAIRSPDVAWICLERWQNLSPAERQGFAPLCPDFVLELLSPSDHLKTVQNKMQEYLDNGCQLGWLINSATRTTEIYRPQQNVVTISFDQTLSGEEILPGFALNLQTLFGN; via the coding sequence ATGATTGCGACTGTTCCAGTCTATTTACCGCAAAATTGGCGGGTGAGCGAAAGTGAGTTTATGGGTTTGGTACAAGCAAACCCTGATTTGCGTCTGGAATTAACCGCCGTGGGAGAAGTAATCGCTATGCCCCCGACTGGAAGTGAAACGGGTAGAAATAATATAGACCTGGCTGGGTATATATGGCTTTGGAATAAACAGACAAAATTAGGTCAAGTCTTTGACTCCTCCAGCGGGTTTCGCTTGCCGAATGGGGCAATTCGTTCCCCGGATGTGGCGTGGATATGTTTGGAACGCTGGCAGAATTTATCCCCCGCAGAACGTCAAGGATTTGCCCCTTTGTGCCCTGATTTTGTGCTGGAATTGCTTTCTCCCTCTGATCATTTGAAAACGGTGCAAAATAAAATGCAGGAATACCTAGATAATGGTTGCCAATTGGGTTGGTTAATCAATTCTGCAACTCGCACCACGGAAATTTACCGTCCCCAGCAAAATGTTGTTACCATCTCTTTTGATCAAACCTTATCCGGGGAAGAAATCCTGCCAGGATTTGCATTGAATTTACAAACCTTATTTGGCAATTAG
- the psbA gene encoding photosystem II q(b) protein, producing MTATLERRSSVSIWEQFCQWVTSTDNRLYIGWFGVLMIPTLLTATTCFIIAFIAAPPVDIDGIREPVAGSLLYGNNIITGAVVPSSNAIGMHFYPIWEAASLDEWLYNGGPYQLVVLHFLIGVFCYMGREWELSYRLGMRPWICVAYSAPVAAASAVFLIYPIGQGSFSDGMPLGISGTFNFMLVFQAEHNILMHPFHMLGVAGVFGGSLFSAMHGSLVTSSLIRETSENESQNYGYKFGQEEETYNIVAAHGYFGRLIFQYASFNNSRSLHFFLAAWPVVGIWFTSLGVSTMAFNLNGFNFNQSVVDSQGRVINTWADVINRANLGMEVMHERNAHNFPLDLAAGEPVSAPAING from the coding sequence ATGACTGCAACTCTGGAACGTCGTTCTAGCGTCAGCATTTGGGAACAGTTTTGCCAGTGGGTCACCAGCACCGATAACCGCCTGTACATTGGCTGGTTCGGCGTGTTGATGATCCCCACCCTGCTGACTGCCACCACCTGCTTCATCATCGCTTTTATTGCTGCCCCCCCGGTTGACATTGACGGGATTCGGGAGCCGGTGGCCGGTTCCTTGCTGTACGGCAACAACATCATCACCGGTGCGGTGGTGCCTTCCTCCAATGCGATTGGGATGCACTTCTACCCGATTTGGGAAGCCGCTTCCTTGGATGAGTGGCTGTACAACGGTGGCCCTTACCAATTGGTGGTTCTGCACTTTTTGATCGGTGTGTTCTGCTACATGGGTCGGGAATGGGAATTGTCCTACCGTTTGGGGATGCGTCCTTGGATTTGCGTGGCCTACTCTGCCCCGGTGGCGGCGGCCTCTGCTGTGTTCCTGATTTACCCCATCGGTCAAGGTTCCTTCTCTGACGGGATGCCCTTGGGTATTTCTGGTACCTTCAACTTTATGTTGGTGTTCCAAGCGGAGCACAATATCCTGATGCACCCCTTCCATATGTTGGGTGTGGCCGGTGTGTTCGGTGGTAGCTTGTTCTCCGCCATGCACGGTTCCTTGGTGACTTCTTCCTTGATTCGGGAAACCTCTGAGAACGAGTCCCAAAACTACGGGTACAAGTTCGGTCAAGAAGAAGAAACCTACAACATTGTGGCCGCCCACGGTTACTTTGGCCGCTTGATCTTCCAATATGCCAGCTTCAACAACAGCCGGTCTCTGCACTTCTTCCTGGCCGCTTGGCCGGTGGTAGGGATTTGGTTCACCTCCTTGGGCGTGAGCACCATGGCCTTCAACCTGAACGGGTTCAACTTCAACCAATCTGTGGTTGACAGCCAAGGCCGGGTCATCAACACCTGGGCGGATGTGATCAACCGGGCGAACCTGGGTATGGAAGTGATGCACGAGCGCAATGCCCACAACTTCCCCTTGGATTTGGCCGCTGGCGAGCCGGTGTCTGCTCCTGCCATCAATGGTTAA
- a CDS encoding histidine triad nucleotide-binding protein, with product MSSDTIFGRIIRREIPATIVHEDEHCIVIQDIHPQAPVHLLVIPKEPIPRISQAQPEHQALLGHLLRVAQQVAQAHHLTEGYRLVINDGLQGGQTVYHLHLHILGGRDMAWPPG from the coding sequence ATGAGTAGCGATACCATCTTTGGCCGCATCATTCGCCGGGAAATCCCCGCCACCATCGTCCATGAGGATGAGCACTGCATCGTCATCCAAGACATTCACCCCCAAGCCCCGGTGCATTTGCTGGTGATTCCCAAGGAACCCATCCCCCGCATTTCCCAAGCCCAGCCCGAACATCAGGCTCTCCTGGGGCATTTATTACGCGTCGCTCAACAGGTCGCCCAGGCGCACCACCTGACCGAGGGCTACCGCCTGGTGATCAACGACGGCCTCCAGGGTGGTCAAACCGTCTATCACCTGCACCTGCACATCCTGGGCGGGCGGGACATGGCGTGGCCGCCCGGCTAA